The following proteins are encoded in a genomic region of Dokdonia donghaensis DSW-1:
- a CDS encoding head GIN domain-containing protein produces MTTLIKTILGILTAVLVTSCQFDINLGQIHGDGNVVTEDLNITEDFDEVVAGNGWEVFLEKGSTNGVILEADQNLVDAAEIYVKDGKLKIYCEDNIKSATSKKVFVTYSENLTDVSVNSGASLTTKETLTGDDIEFDASSGGTMRVQVSAKNVETDVSSGGVARISGSAERLDASVSSGGVARISKLKSVSAKADASSGGVMDVYASQDLKAEASSGGIINYYGSPRNVDKPKKSYSGGVIRSKE; encoded by the coding sequence ATGACAACGCTCATCAAAACAATTTTAGGAATCCTTACTGCTGTACTCGTCACCTCTTGTCAGTTTGACATTAATCTAGGGCAAATACACGGCGACGGAAATGTAGTTACAGAAGATCTGAACATCACAGAAGACTTTGACGAAGTAGTCGCTGGAAATGGCTGGGAAGTATTTTTAGAAAAAGGAAGTACAAACGGCGTAATACTGGAAGCAGACCAAAACCTAGTAGACGCTGCCGAAATTTATGTGAAAGACGGGAAGCTTAAAATATACTGCGAAGACAATATCAAAAGTGCTACCTCAAAAAAGGTGTTTGTAACCTACTCAGAAAATCTTACTGATGTGAGCGTAAATAGTGGTGCAAGTCTCACTACAAAGGAAACACTTACTGGAGATGATATTGAATTTGACGCATCTTCTGGAGGGACAATGCGCGTACAAGTTTCTGCAAAAAATGTAGAGACAGATGTAAGTAGCGGTGGCGTGGCACGTATCTCTGGTAGTGCAGAGCGACTAGATGCTTCGGTTTCTAGTGGTGGTGTAGCAAGAATAAGTAAACTCAAATCTGTGAGTGCAAAGGCAGATGCTTCATCTGGAGGCGTGATGGACGTTTACGCTTCTCAAGATCTTAAGGCGGAGGCCTCTTCTGGAGGAATCATAAATTACTACGGTAGCCCAAGAAATGTGGATAAGCCTAAAAAAAGCTACTCTGGTGGGGTTATAAGAAGCAAAGAATAA
- a CDS encoding GlmU family protein, with translation MNYILFDGNVRNQLLPFTYTKPVADLRIGILTIREKWEFVLGSTTSTVTEEYLSERWPMVELEVNVMINASYLPSPNLTQIIKGLEPQQAIFDGEEIIAFYVREGEEVDFDTYDCIQYTAPDILTVAHTWDIFAKNGEAITRDFEMLTEDRESQDIPEHVIAINKGQIFIEEGATVHYSHLNATDGPIYIGKDAQIMEGALIRGPFAVCDHGAVKMGAKIYSGTTLGPHCKVGGEVNNAVLMGYSSKGHDGFLGNSVLGEWCNIGADSNNSNLKNNYAPVKLWDYETGRFANTGLQFCGLMMGDHSKCGINTMFNTGTVVGVASNIFGSGFPRNFVPSFSWGGASGFVTHKTNKAYETAKIAMARRDIELTEQDIAILDHVFEETRQYRRE, from the coding sequence ATGAACTATATCCTTTTTGACGGTAACGTACGCAATCAACTTTTACCTTTTACTTATACAAAACCCGTAGCAGACTTGCGCATAGGGATACTTACCATACGTGAGAAATGGGAGTTTGTACTAGGTTCTACAACCTCTACCGTTACAGAAGAGTATCTCTCAGAAAGATGGCCTATGGTAGAGCTGGAGGTAAATGTGATGATTAATGCATCATATCTCCCTTCTCCTAATCTCACCCAGATTATTAAAGGCCTAGAACCACAACAAGCCATTTTTGATGGAGAAGAAATCATTGCCTTTTATGTAAGGGAGGGTGAAGAAGTAGATTTTGACACCTATGACTGTATACAATACACTGCTCCAGATATTCTTACGGTAGCCCATACTTGGGATATTTTTGCCAAAAACGGAGAAGCAATCACCAGAGATTTTGAGATGCTTACCGAAGATAGAGAGTCTCAAGACATTCCGGAGCACGTAATAGCAATAAATAAAGGTCAAATATTTATTGAGGAAGGAGCAACAGTTCACTACTCACATCTTAATGCGACAGATGGTCCTATTTATATAGGTAAAGATGCCCAGATTATGGAAGGTGCCCTCATAAGAGGACCTTTTGCAGTATGTGATCACGGAGCTGTGAAAATGGGCGCCAAAATTTATAGCGGCACCACTTTAGGTCCTCACTGTAAAGTAGGAGGAGAGGTGAATAACGCCGTGCTTATGGGGTACTCTTCAAAGGGTCACGATGGCTTTTTAGGGAATAGTGTGCTGGGAGAATGGTGTAACATAGGTGCAGATTCAAACAACTCAAACCTTAAAAATAATTATGCTCCCGTAAAGTTATGGGATTATGAGACAGGTCGCTTTGCAAATACAGGGCTACAGTTTTGTGGTCTTATGATGGGTGACCACTCTAAGTGTGGTATTAATACAATGTTTAATACCGGTACCGTAGTGGGTGTAGCTTCTAATATTTTTGGGAGTGGTTTTCCACGTAATTTTGTTCCTTCATTTTCTTGGGGAGGTGCTAGTGGATTTGTAACGCACAAAACAAATAAGGCCTACGAGACGGCAAAAATAGCAATGGCACGTCGTGACATAGAACTTACAGAACAAGACATCGCTATACTTGATCACGTTTTTGAAGAGACAAGGCAGTACCGTAGAGAGTAA
- a CDS encoding helix-turn-helix domain-containing protein — MSFFGKNIRKIRTVKTLSQQSFAELFDLKRGTLGAYEEGRSEPKIDTIIKIANYFSIPIDDLLTKELTVNSLLKFKADLTTDHEQITKETFATIPCITPKNTNDYLLYNDREAFVADMPVLQLPVNPEKDFRAFTVDNLEMSSNDKGLFPKDIVIGEHIPKNVYKKLNNGHLILAVFNDRLVLRRCYLSGNTITLRADHKNIDDLEFPIKEIKELWRIRYVFYHRVPELADGLEEKMALLEAQFMKIKAGL; from the coding sequence ATGTCATTCTTTGGTAAAAACATTCGAAAAATAAGAACCGTAAAGACGCTTAGTCAGCAGTCGTTTGCAGAGCTCTTTGACCTGAAAAGAGGGACGTTAGGGGCTTATGAGGAGGGTAGGAGTGAACCTAAAATAGATACGATAATTAAAATTGCTAATTATTTTAGCATTCCTATAGATGACTTGCTCACAAAAGAGCTTACTGTAAATAGTTTGCTCAAATTTAAAGCAGACCTTACTACAGATCACGAGCAGATTACAAAGGAAACCTTTGCTACAATACCTTGCATCACACCAAAAAACACAAATGACTATCTATTATATAATGACAGGGAAGCTTTTGTAGCAGATATGCCTGTGTTACAACTACCCGTAAATCCAGAAAAAGATTTCAGAGCCTTTACGGTAGATAACTTGGAGATGAGTAGTAATGACAAAGGACTCTTCCCAAAAGATATAGTAATAGGTGAGCACATCCCAAAAAACGTTTATAAAAAGCTCAATAATGGACATCTCATTCTAGCCGTTTTTAATGATAGACTAGTATTAAGACGTTGCTATCTCTCTGGAAATACTATTACCCTAAGAGCAGATCATAAAAATATAGACGACCTAGAGTTTCCTATAAAAGAAATTAAAGAACTCTGGCGCATACGCTACGTCTTCTATCACAGAGTGCCAGAACTGGCAGATGGACTAGAAGAAAAGATGGCACTGCTAGAAGCCCAGTTTATGAAAATAAAGGCTGGATTATAA
- a CDS encoding PadR family transcriptional regulator, translating to MKIENTKAQMRKGVLEYCILSVLKDEDAYVAEILGTLKDAKLLVVEGTIYPLLTRLKNAGLLNYRWEESTSGPPRKYYGLTETGKIFLKELSTTWDELQTAVAVVTSTKTTKK from the coding sequence ATGAAGATTGAAAACACCAAAGCGCAAATGCGAAAAGGCGTGCTAGAATACTGTATCCTCTCTGTATTAAAAGACGAAGATGCATATGTAGCAGAGATCTTAGGCACGCTTAAAGACGCCAAGTTGCTGGTGGTAGAGGGTACAATTTACCCGCTTCTCACTAGACTTAAAAACGCTGGTTTACTCAACTATCGCTGGGAAGAATCTACCAGTGGTCCACCACGTAAATATTATGGACTTACCGAAACGGGTAAGATATTTTTAAAAGAACTCTCAACCACTTGGGATGAGTTACAGACAGCAGTAGCCGTAGTTACATCCACTAAAACCACAAAAAAATGA
- the ribD gene encoding bifunctional diaminohydroxyphosphoribosylaminopyrimidine deaminase/5-amino-6-(5-phosphoribosylamino)uracil reductase RibD encodes MKIHNTYIKRCIALAKNGLPAAMPNPSVGAVLVHNDTIIAEGYTSAYGGPHAEVNCIAFAKANTPELIAKSTLYVSLEPCSHWGKTPPCADLVIDSGIKRVVIGTIDPFAKVAGAGIKKLMQAGVDVTVGVLDKECQDVNKRFFTYHNEKRPFIILKWAETANGFIAPATRDKQEPVWITNSHSRQLVHKLRSEEMGILVGGKTVIEDNPTLTTRDWHGSNPTRIVIDTQGNLSKELHIFNNEAPTIVLNDSDPKSICKELFEHNIQSVIVEGGAATLQGFIDTALWDEARVFTGLTNFNAGIKAPKKTSQFTLQSSQHIQGDRLDTYTRSDS; translated from the coding sequence GTGAAGATACACAACACCTATATAAAAAGATGTATTGCCCTGGCAAAAAATGGGCTTCCGGCAGCAATGCCTAACCCCTCGGTAGGAGCAGTACTCGTGCATAATGACACGATTATTGCAGAAGGTTATACAAGTGCATATGGCGGTCCTCACGCAGAGGTAAATTGTATCGCTTTCGCGAAAGCGAATACCCCAGAACTCATTGCAAAGTCCACCTTATACGTTTCGCTAGAACCTTGCTCACACTGGGGAAAAACCCCTCCTTGTGCAGATCTCGTTATAGACTCAGGAATAAAACGCGTAGTGATAGGCACCATAGACCCTTTTGCCAAAGTCGCCGGCGCCGGTATAAAAAAACTGATGCAAGCTGGAGTTGATGTGACCGTAGGTGTGCTTGATAAAGAATGTCAAGATGTAAACAAGCGCTTCTTCACCTATCACAATGAGAAGCGACCATTTATAATTTTAAAATGGGCCGAAACCGCAAATGGTTTTATAGCTCCTGCTACCAGAGATAAGCAAGAACCGGTGTGGATTACAAACTCCCACTCTAGACAACTAGTGCACAAACTACGTAGCGAGGAGATGGGAATCTTAGTGGGCGGCAAGACCGTTATAGAAGATAATCCTACACTTACCACACGTGACTGGCACGGCAGCAACCCGACTAGAATCGTGATTGACACACAAGGCAACCTATCTAAGGAGCTACACATATTTAATAATGAAGCTCCTACAATAGTGCTCAACGACAGTGACCCAAAAAGTATCTGTAAAGAGCTTTTTGAGCATAACATACAATCTGTTATTGTAGAAGGTGGCGCTGCTACCCTACAAGGCTTTATAGATACAGCTTTATGGGATGAAGCGAGGGTGTTTACAGGCCTTACAAACTTTAATGCAGGTATAAAGGCTCCCAAAAAAACAAGCCAATTTACACTACAATCTAGTCAACACATACAAGGTGACAGGTTAGATACTTACACACGCAGCGACTCTTGA
- a CDS encoding DUF4442 domain-containing protein: MSFPTPSKFNTFTMFKLPSAWLTGVRVKSLSPESCTTTVKHRWINQNPFNSMFWAVQGMAAELATGALVIAHIQKSGKKISMLVANNNATFTKKATGRIHFVCDNGPQIKEAIDKAVATGEGQTCWMKAVGTNKDGVRVSEFNFEWTILVKKKK; encoded by the coding sequence ATGTCCTTTCCTACACCTAGTAAATTCAATACGTTCACAATGTTTAAGCTACCCTCTGCGTGGCTTACGGGAGTGCGTGTTAAGTCATTATCACCAGAGTCTTGTACAACCACAGTAAAACATCGCTGGATTAATCAAAATCCTTTTAATAGTATGTTTTGGGCAGTACAGGGTATGGCTGCAGAGCTTGCTACAGGAGCACTTGTTATTGCACACATACAAAAGAGTGGAAAAAAAATATCGATGCTTGTGGCAAATAATAATGCCACTTTTACAAAAAAAGCAACGGGCAGAATACACTTTGTGTGTGATAATGGCCCTCAGATTAAAGAGGCTATAGATAAAGCCGTTGCTACTGGTGAGGGTCAAACCTGCTGGATGAAAGCTGTAGGGACAAACAAAGACGGTGTGCGGGTTTCTGAGTTTAACTTTGAGTGGACGATTCTTGTAAAAAAGAAGAAGTAA
- a CDS encoding PspA/IM30 family protein, with product MNIFKRLFKIGQAEANASIDNMEDPIKMTEQGIRDMKEDLAKSVEAMAQVKAMAIRAKNERDEHDAKAKDYESKAIAILKKAHAGSMDATDADRLAKEALAKKEEAQSHATRAGEDTSKFEGNVAQLQGTIQTIKDNISNWENELKTLKARVKVSDATKNVNKQMAALDSTGTVSMLERMKEKVAQEEALAEAYGDIADTNKSIDDEINAAADTSEEKVDDELAKLKEQLGLGKDNA from the coding sequence ATGAACATATTTAAACGACTTTTTAAAATAGGACAAGCAGAGGCAAATGCATCTATAGATAATATGGAAGATCCTATCAAGATGACAGAGCAAGGCATACGAGATATGAAAGAAGATCTAGCCAAAAGTGTAGAAGCAATGGCGCAAGTAAAAGCAATGGCCATACGCGCAAAAAACGAGCGTGACGAGCACGATGCAAAAGCAAAAGACTACGAGAGCAAAGCCATCGCTATTCTTAAAAAAGCACACGCAGGATCTATGGATGCAACAGATGCAGACAGACTAGCAAAAGAAGCCCTTGCCAAAAAAGAAGAAGCACAGTCACACGCCACTCGTGCTGGTGAGGATACTTCAAAATTTGAAGGGAATGTAGCTCAACTACAAGGTACTATCCAGACTATTAAAGATAACATAAGCAACTGGGAGAACGAGCTTAAAACACTCAAGGCACGTGTAAAAGTGAGCGATGCTACAAAGAATGTAAACAAGCAAATGGCTGCACTAGATAGTACAGGCACCGTGAGTATGCTAGAACGAATGAAAGAAAAAGTAGCGCAAGAAGAAGCTCTTGCAGAGGCTTATGGAGACATTGCAGATACTAATAAAAGTATAGATGATGAGATAAACGCTGCTGCAGATACTAGCGAGGAGAAAGTAGATGACGAGCTTGCAAAACTTAAAGAACAATTAGGGCTAGGTAAAGACAACGCCTAG
- a CDS encoding DMT family transporter, with protein MIYLLLSIAASSLIFVIFKLFSKFEVNTLQAIIVNYVVAFTCGILLYEGGTTLAQIPEQEWFYASAGLGVLFIIVFNLMAYTTQKSGLSVVSVATKMSVGIPILFGVFYYNESLGLYKSLGIILALIAVYLASVKAKDGIAIKKENLIFPILVFLGSGAIDTSLKFIEGAYVSDGDVPIFSATIFGAAACIGFLIIGYQIITKTFTFKLKNIVAGVCLGIPNYFSIYMLVQALRDPRFDSSTLFTINNVAIVMVSTFIGILFFKEKLLLKNWIGIALAVASILLVSLFN; from the coding sequence TTGATTTACTTATTACTAAGCATAGCGGCTTCCAGTCTCATATTTGTAATCTTCAAGTTATTTTCAAAATTTGAAGTAAATACTTTGCAAGCCATTATCGTAAACTATGTGGTGGCCTTTACTTGCGGCATCTTGTTATATGAGGGCGGTACGACACTAGCACAAATTCCAGAGCAGGAGTGGTTTTATGCATCAGCTGGGCTAGGTGTACTCTTTATTATCGTATTTAACTTAATGGCATACACCACACAAAAGAGTGGGCTCTCTGTAGTATCGGTTGCGACCAAAATGAGTGTAGGGATTCCCATACTTTTTGGCGTTTTCTATTACAACGAGTCGCTAGGCCTCTACAAGAGCCTTGGGATCATACTGGCTTTAATAGCCGTTTATCTCGCCTCTGTAAAAGCAAAAGATGGAATTGCTATAAAGAAAGAAAACCTCATCTTCCCAATTCTTGTGTTCTTAGGTAGTGGCGCGATAGATACTAGTCTTAAGTTTATAGAGGGTGCTTATGTAAGTGATGGAGATGTACCTATCTTTAGTGCAACTATCTTTGGCGCTGCTGCTTGTATTGGCTTTTTAATTATAGGGTATCAAATCATTACTAAGACATTTACATTTAAGCTCAAAAATATTGTGGCTGGTGTCTGTCTGGGTATACCTAACTATTTTTCTATCTATATGCTTGTGCAGGCTCTGCGAGACCCAAGATTTGACAGCTCTACACTCTTTACCATAAATAATGTTGCTATTGTGATGGTAAGTACCTTTATAGGAATCTTGTTTTTTAAGGAAAAACTTCTCCTCAAAAACTGGATAGGTATTGCACTTGCCGTGGCGAGTATTTTGCTAGTAAGTTTATTTAATTAG
- a CDS encoding DUF4870 domain-containing protein → METSIPTHHKNVGTLIHLSTFCKYLFPFGNFIAPLILWSAQKRNSLFIDKHGRDAINFQLSILLYFIALAVISIPFFIYFIVSAGEGSASLLNNGYINDPSDFADLGGFLITAIVVGVLAIGLFLIEIITVISAAVQASQGGIYKFPLLINFIKASAVAETPDTQEDSSTQEQPTI, encoded by the coding sequence ATGGAAACTAGCATACCCACACATCACAAAAATGTAGGAACATTAATACACCTTTCTACCTTCTGTAAATACCTTTTTCCTTTTGGAAATTTTATTGCGCCGCTCATTTTATGGAGCGCGCAAAAGCGCAACTCTTTATTTATAGACAAGCACGGTAGAGATGCCATAAACTTTCAGCTCAGTATACTTTTATATTTTATTGCGCTGGCGGTAATAAGCATTCCGTTCTTTATTTACTTTATAGTAAGTGCTGGTGAGGGAAGCGCTAGCTTGCTTAACAATGGTTACATAAATGACCCTAGTGACTTTGCAGATCTAGGTGGTTTTCTCATCACTGCCATTGTGGTAGGTGTGCTGGCTATAGGATTATTTCTTATAGAGATTATCACAGTAATTTCGGCAGCAGTGCAGGCATCACAAGGAGGCATTTACAAGTTTCCGCTTCTTATAAATTTTATCAAAGCTTCTGCCGTAGCAGAGACCCCAGATACTCAAGAGGACTCATCAACTCAAGAGCAACCTACTATATAA
- a CDS encoding nuclear transport factor 2 family protein → MAQVSEDSKLYKEILAIDSALFGSYNNCDLATHEALISEDLEFYHDKGGLSTSKTEYMKALKENICNKVQRTLTPGTFEVHEIAGFGAVSLGKHSFHNLVEDSHSEPSKFITILKDTPKGWKITRVISLH, encoded by the coding sequence GTGGCGCAGGTGTCTGAGGATAGTAAACTTTATAAAGAAATTCTTGCTATAGACAGTGCTCTTTTTGGCTCATATAATAATTGTGATCTCGCAACTCACGAAGCGCTCATCTCAGAAGATCTTGAGTTTTATCACGACAAGGGTGGACTTTCTACTAGCAAAACAGAGTATATGAAGGCTCTCAAGGAGAATATTTGTAATAAAGTACAGAGAACACTTACTCCAGGCACCTTTGAGGTACACGAGATAGCGGGTTTTGGCGCGGTATCATTAGGAAAACATAGTTTTCATAACCTAGTAGAAGACAGCCATTCAGAACCATCTAAGTTTATTACCATATTAAAAGACACCCCAAAAGGCTGGAAAATCACACGGGTGATAAGCTTGCACTAG
- a CDS encoding PspC domain-containing protein encodes MNKTVNINLAGVFFHIDEDAYGKLQRYLAAIKRSFEGMQGEDEIIADIEARISELFSERIKDERQVIGSQELDEVIAVMGQPEDYMVDDDIFEDEPAASSNSSKKSKQAPRIAQRRFYRDTDNAYIGGVSSGMGHYLGIDPLWVRIGWVLLIALTWFTLGGTALIYLALWVFVPEAQTTADKLAMRGKAVNIDNITEKVKEGFENVADTVKSVDYDKYGNKVKTGAQGFFGTIGKIIMFFFKVLAKIIGVLLIITGATVVISLLITFLTGGVVDIFTPNLADLPWVNNETGLPIWLVLLLTLFAVGIPFFFLFYLGLKIVSSNLKSMPVSAKLSLFGLWLVSAIVIGVFSVKEAIKYSNTETGKVVERTELAITASDTLRIQMRESDRYEIPFGRSTGFMRTIKSDTENVTIERDVRLIVRSTKDSNGYIQIEKRADNFTYEEARELASSIQYDFKLEDGVLSLDGFLTSPTQKSYGHWNDREVQVIVYLPEGTTLIADDNTYSYHRNDSRYRDILDNGTEEQYLTVGNGKLLCDGCPEDRSYDYNDDDNSWEQSGNDSWEERSYEEGENAPEWDREPEAPQAPTPPDTPDTDVLRNN; translated from the coding sequence ATGAACAAGACAGTTAATATAAATTTAGCAGGAGTATTTTTTCATATAGATGAGGATGCTTACGGTAAATTACAGAGATATCTCGCTGCCATCAAACGTTCTTTTGAAGGTATGCAAGGTGAAGATGAAATTATAGCAGATATAGAAGCTCGTATCTCTGAGCTATTTTCTGAGCGTATTAAAGACGAGCGCCAGGTAATAGGCTCACAAGAGCTAGACGAGGTGATTGCTGTAATGGGACAACCAGAAGACTATATGGTAGATGACGATATTTTTGAAGATGAGCCTGCAGCTAGCAGCAACTCCTCAAAAAAGTCAAAACAAGCACCACGTATCGCACAACGCCGTTTTTACAGAGATACAGATAACGCTTACATAGGCGGTGTATCTAGCGGTATGGGGCACTATCTGGGTATAGATCCTTTATGGGTACGTATAGGCTGGGTGTTACTTATAGCGCTTACTTGGTTTACACTAGGAGGTACTGCACTTATCTATCTTGCCCTATGGGTTTTTGTGCCAGAGGCACAAACCACGGCAGATAAACTCGCAATGCGGGGAAAGGCAGTTAACATTGACAATATCACAGAAAAAGTAAAAGAAGGATTTGAAAATGTGGCTGACACCGTAAAGAGTGTAGATTATGATAAGTATGGCAATAAAGTAAAAACAGGAGCTCAAGGTTTTTTCGGGACCATTGGTAAGATTATTATGTTTTTCTTTAAAGTCCTTGCAAAGATTATAGGGGTACTCCTTATTATAACTGGAGCTACCGTAGTTATCTCATTACTTATCACCTTCTTAACTGGTGGTGTAGTAGATATTTTCACCCCTAATCTAGCCGATTTACCGTGGGTAAATAATGAGACAGGACTGCCTATCTGGCTTGTACTTCTTCTCACGTTATTTGCAGTTGGAATACCTTTCTTCTTCCTATTTTATTTAGGACTTAAGATTGTTTCTTCTAACTTAAAATCTATGCCGGTGAGTGCAAAGCTTAGCCTCTTTGGTCTATGGCTTGTCTCTGCGATAGTAATAGGCGTATTTTCTGTAAAAGAAGCTATTAAGTATTCTAACACAGAAACTGGTAAAGTAGTAGAGCGCACAGAGCTTGCGATAACGGCAAGTGACACGCTGCGCATACAGATGCGAGAGAGTGATCGTTATGAGATTCCTTTTGGGCGATCTACTGGATTTATGAGGACAATTAAGAGTGATACAGAAAATGTGACTATAGAGCGTGACGTACGTCTTATTGTGAGAAGTACTAAAGATAGTAATGGCTACATCCAGATAGAAAAACGAGCAGATAACTTCACGTATGAAGAAGCACGTGAGCTAGCCTCATCTATACAGTATGATTTTAAACTAGAAGACGGTGTTTTATCACTAGATGGCTTTCTTACCTCACCTACTCAAAAATCATATGGCCACTGGAATGATCGCGAGGTACAAGTGATTGTATACCTTCCAGAAGGAACTACCCTCATTGCAGATGATAATACGTACTCATACCACCGCAATGATAGTAGATACCGTGACATACTAGATAATGGAACAGAAGAGCAATACCTTACCGTGGGTAATGGCAAGCTTCTTTGTGACGGCTGTCCAGAAGATCGCAGTTATGATTACAATGATGATGATAACTCTTGGGAGCAATCTGGTAATGATTCTTGGGAAGAACGCAGTTATGAAGAAGGAGAAAATGCTCCAGAATGGGATCGTGAGCCAGAAGCACCCCAAGCTCCTACACCACCAGACACTCCTGACACAGACGTGCTACGAAATAACTAA